The Solanum lycopersicum chromosome 8, SLM_r2.1 DNA segment ctacaatttcaaaattttttgaatCTGTAGTAATCGTATTTGAAGGTAATCGGAAAAAGCTATGGACCCGATGAAGTTGAATCAACTGAAGCAATTCGTTGAACAGTGCAAATCCAATCCTTCCATTCTCTCCGATCcttctctttcatttttccGTGACTACATTGAGAAGTAAGTACGCTGTTTAATTCCATTTGAGAAcagtattttttgtttttttccatgATCTTATGCTATTATGAACATATGAATGGATGATGGATCGCTACTTTGCTTTCAGTTACTGTAGTTTTGGATGAGTGAACTTAATGTCGAttcatttgtttgatttttttgttttcgcAGTCTCGGTGCTAAACTTCCTTCGGCTGCTTACGACACCGGCGATTACAAAGAGGTATTTTCCTTGCTTCATTATCTTCTTACTTAGAAGTAGTGTGATGTAATGGTCAATGACGTGGGTTGAAAATAATGAGGGTCTGAGGTTCAAATCCCAGCACAATTAAAAAATACTAGTTGATTTCTTCCCCATTAGTTACCTTGTACTTGTTGGTGATTTCTTCCCCCATTAGTTACCTTGTACTTGTTGCGGGTGGGAGGTGGCTTGTAGCTCGTGGAATTAGTCTGAGGTGAGGGCAAGTTGGTTTGGACACCACGGttgaaaataagtaaataaaagatTGTTGTTTCTGATGAGTAAAGTTTCTGTACAATCACCAATAGGGAatcttaatataattttttgtggtTATCCTCCCTTAACCGGaagtttattattgttaaaactaataaaagaaaCGCTCaaatcactatatatatatatatatatatatatatatatatatatatatatatatatataccaggGATGTCTCTTATTTATGTCTAACGACTACTCATGTGATTTGGAATAGAGTTAGGGTAATTAAAATCTTCTAGGTCAAAGATTAAAGAGCTTCATTTAATATCATCTATGAATATACACTAGGTTGCACAAAAAAGTTGTTCTTGGATCAATCCAAAGCCCAACCTCCTCGGGTTCGAGGCCTAGGTATGGAAAAATCCTTGGCAGGAGCACTAACCCTGAATGGGAACCTACTCAGCACGAATACGGATTAGTCGGACTCCAATGTGTGTACCGGACACTAGATGGGAAACAGCTCCCCCTCCAACCCCCAACACCCACCCCCAAAAAAAGGATCGATGACTCTTAAAATCGTGTGTTTGGATATTTGGATACTACTGAACATGTCCAATTATTTTTCCGAACAATTTAGTCCTATCATATGAAAGCAAGTTGTTTAAAAAATTCTGCGGTCTCAAGGAATTAAGAATTAGTATATTATAGAAGCAAGAGATTCAAAATGGTTGGGAAGTAATGCTCAGTTGTTAGACTTATTTAGCTCCACATAGGCAAGTGTGAGGTTTATTAAACTTCTGATATGCCTTGGAAGGCAAATTACTGACTGTTACTGCAGTAAAATGGGGTTGAATAGACTGAATATCTTTAGATGCAGAACACAACTAGCATGGGGTTGAGATGCAGATGATTCATCAACTGATCTGATTATGGGTTTCCTTAAATTACCTGCATGTTTCAACTTTATATGGTTTCTTTAGTTAATTTATTAGTATACTCCGTGGTTTCTCATTAAATATGAGGTAATCGGAAAGTTATACACCCCTCCCTGGATTTTTATTGTCTATTGATCTAACGTTTTCTATGCAGAAGTCCCATGTGGTGGATGCGAGTGATGATGAGATGGATGATGATGAGAATGATGCTAATATCAAAGAGACAGCTGAAGAAGAGGAGGAGCCTGAGATAATTGAATCTGATATTGAGCTTGATGAGAGTGACACTGTGGAACCTGACAATGATGAGCCACAGAAGGTTTGCCATCCGACTTGTTTGACATTTTTTCTGTTTTGGATTTTGAAGGTTCATGTTTATTTTTAACATTTCAAATCTGTTTTTTCTAGATGGGAGACCCTTCTGTGGAGGTGACTGAAGAAAGCCGTGATGCTTCTCAGGAGTCCAAAGCTGAGGCCATGGAAGCAATTTCTGAAGGTGACGTTGTTCAATGCCTATATATTGGCATGCCTGTCTTCATGTTTGCAAAATCAGTGGCATGATCCCTCTCACTTTTGTTGTTGGTGTTTATCAGGTAAGTTAGAAGATGCAATTGAGCATCTTACAAAGGCAGTTCTCCTCAATCCTAAATCAGCAATTATGTATGCTACTAGAGGTACGTTTACCAAATGCTTTCAAAGTGGATTTATTGATgttgttttttttgtaattagaGTATTCATTTGCATTCAACGAATCactgttttttctttttgtcttacACAGCTAGTGTTTATATCAAGATGAAGAAGCCAAACGCTGCCATACGAGATGCAACTGCAGCATTGGAGGTTGTTCTTGCTCTCAGATTTGCTTACCTGATGTTGTCTCTATTCTGTATACATTTCTAATTATACAATTAGTTTTTGATAAGTTCCTTCAATAATTGCAGTGGATGACTTCATCAAGTAAAATATTAAGAGAATGTCGTTGACTGAGTAATATTTCTTCTGGGCTTTATATGGAAGATACCCTGAATAATTTATCAGACATATCTTCTTTACGTGCTCTTCCATTCTTGAGGCAGACATGGAGTCATGTAGGCATTAGATTTGCATGCTTCCTAGTTAATCCATTTTGGGCATGTGGTTGAATATATTATAGTCTTCCCAAATTGTTCTTCATTTTCCTGTTTTGAATGTCTAAATGTGGGTAGCTATAGAAATCATTCTTGTTTTGACCCCTGGTTAAATGCTTCTGGCAAACAGTGTATAAATATTAGGAACAATTGAAAAAGTAGATAGCAAGATTTTAGGAAAAAGATGTTTTCTTTTGTCCTGCATCacaatggaaaaagaaaaattggacCAATTTTGTGTTCAATATATCATGGACTCTGGGCTGTTCTTGCAGTTGAATCCAGATTCTGCTAAAGGTTACAAATCTCGTGGCATTGCCAGAGCCATGCTGGGACAGTGGGAGGCAGCTGCTAAGGATCTTCATGTGGCTTCGAAACTGGACTATGATGAGGAAATAAGTGCTGTGCTTAAGAAGGTTGCTTCCTGTGATATATCTCATAACATCTACGTGATTAAGTTGTAGTGCTTGGTGGCCTTTTctttgtataaaaaatttatggtgGTACTATCAGCCCCCTGAATATCTTGTTGAAGGGGCAATTTTCACTTTTTGCAAGTGATTATGCGTTGTCTGTCACAGGTTGAGCCCAATGCACATAGAATTGAAGAACACCGCAGGAAATATGATAGGTTGCGCAAAGAACGAGAAGATAGAAAGATTGAGCGTGAGAGACAACGAAGAAAGGCTGAAGCTCAGGTAACCCTTAGTTACTTATTTGGTTTTATGCTCGTGTGTGATCTTTTCTGCATGTTAATATTTGGTTATGCCTTACATCTCAGGCTGCTTATGAAAAGGCCAAGAAGCAAGAAGAATCATCAAGTAGGAGAGCTGGTGGCATGCCCGGAGGCTTTCCTGGTGGCATGCCCGGAGGCTTTCCTGGTGGCATGCCCGGATTTCCTGGTGGCATGCCCGGAGGTTTTCCTGGTGGCATGCCTGGAGGCTT contains these protein-coding regions:
- the LOC101268416 gene encoding FAM10 family protein At4g22670 isoform X2; translated protein: MDPMKLNQLKQFVEQCKSNPSILSDPSLSFFRDYIENLGAKLPSAAYDTGDYKESHVVDASDDEMDDDENDANIKETAEEEEEPEIIESDIELDESDTVEPDNDEPQKMGDPSVEVTEESRDASQESKAEAMEAISEGKLEDAIEHLTKAVLLNPKSAIMYATRASVYIKMKKPNAAIRDATAALELNPDSAKGYKSRGIARAMLGQWEAAAKDLHVASKLDYDEEISAVLKKVEPNAHRIEEHRRKYDRLRKEREDRKIERERQRRKAEAQAAYEKAKKQEESSSRRAGGMPGGFPGGMPGGFPGGMPGFPGGMPGGFPGGMPGGFPGGMPGGFPGGMPGSAPGGMPGGMPGAAPGGMPGNMDYSKILNDPELMAAFKDPDVMAALQDVMKNPANLAKHQGNPKIAPIIAKMMGKFAGNN
- the LOC101268416 gene encoding FAM10 family protein At4g22670 isoform X1, with the protein product MDPMKLNQLKQFVEQCKSNPSILSDPSLSFFRDYIENLGAKLPSAAYDTGDYKEKSHVVDASDDEMDDDENDANIKETAEEEEEPEIIESDIELDESDTVEPDNDEPQKMGDPSVEVTEESRDASQESKAEAMEAISEGKLEDAIEHLTKAVLLNPKSAIMYATRASVYIKMKKPNAAIRDATAALELNPDSAKGYKSRGIARAMLGQWEAAAKDLHVASKLDYDEEISAVLKKVEPNAHRIEEHRRKYDRLRKEREDRKIERERQRRKAEAQAAYEKAKKQEESSSRRAGGMPGGFPGGMPGGFPGGMPGFPGGMPGGFPGGMPGGFPGGMPGGFPGGMPGSAPGGMPGGMPGAAPGGMPGNMDYSKILNDPELMAAFKDPDVMAALQDVMKNPANLAKHQGNPKIAPIIAKMMGKFAGNN